The Citrus sinensis cultivar Valencia sweet orange chromosome 4, DVS_A1.0, whole genome shotgun sequence DNA segment TGCAAAGATAAAAGCTCACACTTCGTCCGATATAAGTTATAATAAATCACATTACATGACGGAGCTGGCTCGTATTGGCCAAATATATGCAGCATGTCGAAGTTTGCTAAGATTCGCTGGATCAAGTTTGGCCGCATACAATGTGGCAATTACAGATATTCACCAGTTGACTTTGAAGTTGCAGGCAATGTCTCACACCGAAGAACCAGCAAGGCAACCTTTAGCGAGGAGAGACACAGTAGTACAAGATCCGGAAGTTGTTCTTACCAAAGGTTCAGTTAAAAAAACGAAGATGGGACAACCACAACAACGAAAATGTAGCAGATGTGGTCAGCGAGGGCACAATGTTAGAAAGTGCAAAAAACGAGGAGGGACAAGACAGCAGCTGGATGACTGTTCAAGCCATTGCATGCAATTTTTTTGTGGTAGTAATGTAATGGGACCAAATGCGACAGACGCAGCAGACACAAACCAGGCGCCGCAACAACCCACACGATACCTTAACGTTATGTCGCGGCAGCAAATAGGAGAAAATGGTAGACAATTTTCTCCTACATCAGAGTCATGGTTCCAGCAATTTTCAGCCAGTACAGCAAGTCAATCAACCGACCCAACTCTAAACACAAGTGCCTTTGCAAGTGTATCCAACTGCATTGCAACCTCATCTTCTACACCAACTAACTACGCCCACATTTGGAATCTGTAAAAGAATATTGGCGCTACTCCAAAAAGATCTAGAGGTTGGGGATTTAATACAACTATTTTTTTGCTCCCACTGTATCCGTTAATTttgcaacaaaaaaaagaatatttaagaGGCAGTTGAGAAACAATTTTTATACCTATGCCAAGCTTAAATAAGCACAACTTGCGTAACTTCATTCAATCCCTCGTTGAGTTCAATTACTACATAAAGCATCTTCCTCAGGACTACaacataaaatgaatatttcagTAACTTGGCCAGGCCAAAGTATCAGTATCATATAATATGCAGAATTCAGAGAAGATGTTATTTCAGCTAACAGCATGTACTGATATAATACTCCAGGAACAGCCATcttgacaaattaaaaattgacgGCAATGTAAACTCATAAATGATTAAGTTCAGTAGTGAGACACTGCGACATCCACGATGGAAACTTTATTGTTATATGCCAGCAACAAAACATAAGTTGTTTATCACTCACAATTGTCAGTGGTTGATTGTGCTTTTTGGAATGATGAACTGCAACTGTCAAACCcagt contains these protein-coding regions:
- the LOC107177686 gene encoding protein FAR1-RELATED SEQUENCE 9-like, with the protein product MDRQREAEGKDDFNSSDGRPVLVTHLKMYEQQAAEKFTRAMFRLVREEIDKEALLTAEMCDQDIMSTTYRVRRFGSVGKEVKVVINETSKTLSCTCKLLETIGIPCSHSFVVCKAQNMTEIPSSMILSRWSKAAKIKAHTSSDISYNKSHYMTELARIGQIYAACRSLLRFAGSSLAAYNVAITDIHQLTLKLQAMSHTEEPARQPLARRDTVVQDPEVVLTKGSVKKTKMGQPQQRKCSRCGQRGHNVRKCKKRGGTRQQLDDCSSHCMQFFCGSNVMGPNATDAADTNQAPQQPTRYLNVMSRQQIGENGRQFSPTSESWFQQFSASTASQSTDPTLNTSAFASVSNCIATSSSTPTNYAHIWNL